Genomic DNA from Gimesia aquarii:
GAAGAAACCCTGCATAAAGCCGCAGGGATGATAGCCGCACTACAAAAATAACGTTAATTTTCAGAAGCAATTTCATGATCCTGATCATTGATAACTATGACAGCTTTGTCTTCAATCTGGCCCGCTATTTTGAAGAGTTAGGGCAACAGACCTTAGTCATCAGAAATGATCAAATGACTCTAGCACAGGCCGAACAAATCTCACCTGACGCACTTGTACTTTCTCCCGGCCCCTGTACTCCGAATGAGGCTGGTGTAAGCCAGGAACTAATAACACACTTTACTCATCGAGTCCCAATTTTGGGAGTCTGCCTGGGACATCAGACGATCGCTGCCAGCTTTGGTGGGAAAATCATCAAAGCACCGGAACCTGTTCATGGCCGGACTTCTTTAATCTATCATCAAAAATCCCGTTTATTGTCCAACCTGCCTAATCCATTCAAGGCAACGCGTTACCATTCCTTGATTATTGATGAAGCATCACTATCTTCTGATCTTGAGATCACAGCCAGGACGGAAGAGGGAATTCCGATGGCAATTGAGCACCAAACAGCCCCACTGTTTGGTGTTCAATTTCACCCCGAGTCAATTTTGACAGAAAGTGGCCGTTCATTACTGGAAAGCTTTCTCTCATTTCTTCCATCACTCCCCGAACAATCCAAAAACGCTCATTGCTAATTTCACAATACCGGTTAGTCAAACTGGCTCGAGTTTGCTTGCTAGTAAATAAACACCTCCGTTATGACCCTGCGTTTTTTTCATTTCCTTTTAATCCCATTCAATTCGTGTGTAATACTTCACAATAACCTCCCCAGGTCCAACCGATAATCAAGAAGATGCCAGAACAATAAAAAATCTGATATCCACTTTACTGAACGACATTCCGTTCGTATATCCAGAACGATTTGTGGAGGTACTTTCATGCAATCAACCAAATGGAATTCAAAGAAATGCTATTTATCGATAATAACAATCACGGTCACTTTGATTGCTATATCGATCAATCAATCTTTGGCCGGTGAGTGGTTGCATGATTTTAAAATAGCTCAAAAGATGTCAAAACAAAAAGACCTTCCTATTTTACTGCATTTCCACGCTTCCTGGTGCGGACCTTGCCGTCAGATGGATCAGAGTGTGTTAAACACTCAGGTTCTCACCAGTCAGTTTGGTAAACGTTTTATTGCCGTCAAAATTGACAGTGATCAAAACCAGCATCTGGTTGAGCGTTTTAACGTTCGTTCACTTCCCAGTGATATCCTTTTAACCCCCACTGGCACGATCATTACTCGTACAGAAGGCATGCAGGCCAAAAACACTTATTTAAGCTTCTTAGGTCGTGGCGCCTCTCGTTATGAAAATGATCGGCGAGTATATCTGGCTCAAAAAAGTAAGCAAGAACTCATGCAAAAACTAGAACAACAAGAAACAACCGAGTCTTTTGAAACAGAAGAAAATACTTATGTTGCCACTGAGCCTCCAAAGTTAGGTCTAGATGGATACAGTCCGGTCACTCTGACACGCGACCGAAAATGGGAAAAGGGCAAAGAAGAATTCAACTGGCCTTACCAGGGAATCACTTATCATCTGGCAAGTCAGACTGAGTTAGAAATTTTTAAAATTGATCCAGGACGTTATGCCCCACAGTTACTGGGCTGCGATCCTGTGATTCTCAACAAACAAGATCGTGCCATACCTGGAAACTTGAAATATGGTGCTTATTACGATCAAAACTTATATTTATTTGTTGATGTAGAATCACGCAATGAATTCAAAAAGAATCCTGATCGCTATAGCCGTACGATGCATGTCCTGAAAATCGAACAGCTTGAAACGGCAGTTCTACGCTAAGTCAACTTAATATTTATTTTGTATTCGCTGGCTTCTTTGCGGATTCTGATTTTTGAGTCTCCAAGGGCACCGTCTTAGTGGGATCTTTCCTGGAGGGTTTTTGGATTGCCTGTAACCGGGTACGATAACGCTCATACAATCGTGTTTGCTTACTTTCTGGCTG
This window encodes:
- a CDS encoding anthranilate synthase component II, whose protein sequence is MILIIDNYDSFVFNLARYFEELGQQTLVIRNDQMTLAQAEQISPDALVLSPGPCTPNEAGVSQELITHFTHRVPILGVCLGHQTIAASFGGKIIKAPEPVHGRTSLIYHQKSRLLSNLPNPFKATRYHSLIIDEASLSSDLEITARTEEGIPMAIEHQTAPLFGVQFHPESILTESGRSLLESFLSFLPSLPEQSKNAHC
- a CDS encoding thioredoxin domain-containing protein, which translates into the protein MQSTKWNSKKCYLSIITITVTLIAISINQSLAGEWLHDFKIAQKMSKQKDLPILLHFHASWCGPCRQMDQSVLNTQVLTSQFGKRFIAVKIDSDQNQHLVERFNVRSLPSDILLTPTGTIITRTEGMQAKNTYLSFLGRGASRYENDRRVYLAQKSKQELMQKLEQQETTESFETEENTYVATEPPKLGLDGYSPVTLTRDRKWEKGKEEFNWPYQGITYHLASQTELEIFKIDPGRYAPQLLGCDPVILNKQDRAIPGNLKYGAYYDQNLYLFVDVESRNEFKKNPDRYSRTMHVLKIEQLETAVLR